The DNA region CTTGGTCTCCATCAACCGCAAGAACTTCCTCCGCGATTTGGCGGATCGCTCCACCGAGGAAGCGCTGCCGGTCAGCCTCGCGGCCACCTCGATGGCCGTCGAACGCGGTGCGCACGTGATTCGAACCCACGACGTGGCGGAAACGCGCGACGCGGCGCTCGTCGGCGCGGCGTTCGAACGCGAACGCGTCCGCGAGACGGGCGCAGTCGAGGTCGAAGAACTCGACGTGACGACCCCGAGAGAGGCCGCCCGCCACATCGAACGCGTCGGTGGCGACGAACGGGCCGCGCCCGAATCCGTCTCGAACGTGTTCGAGTTCGCGTCGCTGTCGCCCGAAGAGCGCGGGGCACTCGTCGCCGCGACGAGGGACTCGGGAGCGATGCTCGTCGGCGGCGACACCGGTCGAATACTGCTCGTCGGCACACCGGGGTCGCTCGTCCGAACTTCAACCGCCGCATCCGGCGTCTCAGCCGGTCTCGACGTCGCGCTAAAGAAGATAGCGGAAACATTCACGTACGAGAAAACTTATGGCGAACGGGCTTGAATCGAGCAAGTGGACGCCGGAACGGCACGCGGGTAGGGGTACTTGGTGCCACTCCGGCCCATACCGTATTATTATTGCCGAGCAATCGCTCCGTGAGCGCCCACGCCGCGACCACGCAGGCGTGACGCCGTCGGCGACGACGACCGGTGAGCGACGGCGCTCCCGTGCTCGACGGGGGACGGTCCGCTCGTGAACTTCGAGACCTGGGAACCCGTCTACGAGCGGATTCTCGCCGACTTCGGCTTCGAGCGGAGTGCCGACGAACGCGCCCGCGACGAACTGGCGGCGCTCTCCGAACCGTTCGACGAGTCGCGCCTCCGCGTCGTCGACGGGGCGAGCGTCGCCGTCGTCGGCGCAGCGCCGTCGCTCGCCGACGAGGAGGAGGTCGAACGCGCGGCCGCCGCGGAGTACGTCTTCGCAGCGTCGACGGCCGTCGACGTCCTGTGCGACCACGGCGTCGAGGCCGACCTGATGGTGACCGACCTCGACAAGAACCCCGAGACGGCGCGCGAGTTGACCCAACAGGGCGTTCCGGTGGCGGCGCACGCCCACGGCGACAACCGGCCCGCCATTCGCGAGTGGGTGCCGCAGTTCGAATCCGAGTACGTACTGGCGACGACGCAGGCCGCCCCCGCCGGACCGGTCGTCGACTACGGCGGCTTCACCGACGGCGACCGGGCGGCCTTCTTGGCCGACGAGTTCGGGGCCAGGGAGTTGACGTTCGTCGGCTGGGAGTTCGACGACCCGACGGTCGGCGCAGCGAAGGCGAAGAAACTCGCGTGGGCCGAGCGGCTGCTCGAATGGCTGGAGCGTCGCCGCGGCGAGCGGTTTTCGGTTCTCGACGGCCGCAGAACGTCTCTAAATCCCCTGTAGGAGGAAATCGCGGAGTTCGGTCACTGCGAGGAGACCGAACGGGACGAGGACGAGGGCGACGAACCCGACGGATGTGTCGGCGAACGTCGAGACGTAGCCGACGTACGGGAGTGTGACGACTACGCGTCCGACGATCGACCCGGCGGCGACGGGACTGGGATCGACTTTCTCGTTGGCGTCGCCTTTCGTGACGAACGACAGTTCGTTCCCGTCGCGTTCGACGCTCACGACACGGTGAGTGACCGGAATCTCACTCGTCTCCGCGGTGCTGTGGGCGAGCGTCTTCCTCGGCGTGTTCGCCCTCTCGTCGGGCTACCAACTGTGGAGCAAACGCTGGCAGGTCTTCCGGGCACTCGTCCGACTTAGCTGTCCGTGAGACGCTGACTGGTGCGCCACGGTGTAACTTTCGCCGCCAATTCCGTATCAAAATAGTTATCATCCACCGTTCTGTACCGTGAGGTGGTTGTCGGTGCTAACGGTCTGAGCAGCCGATATAACGCACGTGAAGGTGATGGAACCGCTCTTGGTTTCACACGCATCGACAATCATCTCATCTCTCCGCCCCGAGAGCTGGCGGTAGGTGCCGGTCGACGAACGAGCCGAACGGAAGCGAAGGATGCGACCCTCAGCCGACGAACGCGCCGTCCGCCGCGTCGTACTCGGCTTCGAAGTAGCGCACGTCGCAGTGGTCGCACGTCGCCGCGATGACGTCGTAGTTCCGGCAACACGACTCCACGGCGCGCTTGCCGATTTCGACCGAACCGCCGCAGACCGGGCAGTGTTCGATGCAGGCGCGAAGCCCGGCGAGAACCTGCCCCCGAGCGTCGACGGAGAGTCGGTCCCACTTCTCGGAGCGGTCGCCGAGTTCGGCGCTCGCCGCCATGTCCGCCGCGAACGCCTCCCGCGACTCCCACTGACCGAGCCAGTCGTCGTCGAGCCACGCGGCCACGGCGTTTCCGTGGTCGCTCAGCGACACCCGCTCGGCGTCGACACCGACGGCCTTCGCGAGTTGTCCGATACCCCCGTCACCGTCGCGCAGCACGTCGATACGGCGGTACCACGCCCGCTCGAACCTCGTGTCGAGGAGGATGTCCTCGTCGCCCTCGCGGAGCGCGCTCACCTCGAACAGGTACGTCTCCGGGTCGAACGACACCGGGTCCGCCGTCGACTCGACCACCGTGGAATCGTAGGCTGCCGAATCGCGAGCCGTGCGGACGCCCGCCGTCGACGGATGTGCGTCGGGGGCGCTCTCGAAGCGTCGCAACAGCCAGTCCGGGAAGTACCGTTTCGTGAGGTCGGGCGTGCCGGGGACGAGATAGCCGCGGACGTAGACGAGCGCGATTGAGACGACGAAGAAAGCGACCCCGACCGGCGGGGAGGCGACCGACAGCACGAGCGCCCCGACGCTGGCGATGCCGACGTTGGCAGCCGTGCAGGGGATGCAGCGGTTCTCGCCGGTGTAGTCCGACTCTCTCAGGCGTTCGAGTAGTGTGCGTATCATCGAATCGACTCGGCGTCCGCAGCGGACGATGTCGGCTAATTCGCGTGTGACGGCATAGGTATGGGGTGCGTAACTCGTCCCCCGGCGACCGTGGACACTCGGACGGCGACGCGTGCTCCGGGGACCGCTCTGTGTCTCGTCGGCGTCTACGGTTCCAGAACCACCTTACCGGTCGACCGTCGGTTCTCGATGTAGTCGTGGGCGTCGGCGGCCGCCGAGAGGGGGAACCGCTCACCGACGACGACTTCGAGGTCGCCGTCGGCGAGCAACTCGGTCAGTTCGGGTATCGCCTTCAGCACCGACTGCGGGTCGCGTCGCATCGCCCGCCCGAGATGAAAGCCGACGACGGATTTGTTCTCGAACAGAAGACGCGTCGTGTCCGCCTGTGCGGGGCCGACACCGACGATGTCCCGGGTGCGGTGAAAGCGCTCGCCGGTGGCGGCACGCAGGTGTCCGTCGACGCGCTCGGCATCGAGACGACGTGTCAGAACTCGGTGCTCAGTCTCGGCAACCGCGGCCAGCACGTCCAGATCGGGTTGACGACGCAGGACGAACAGGGGATGGTGTCGCTGCCGACCGACGCGATGGTGATGCAGGAGATAGAGTTCATCGGGTCGCTCGGGATGCCGCCGACGCGCTACGACGAGATATTCCGCCTCGTCGCCAGCGGCAAACTCGACCCGAGCGCCGTCGTCTCCGAGACCGTCGGTCTCGACGACGTGCCCGAGAAACTCGACGCGATGACCGACTTCGAACGGTCGGTATCCCGGTCATCGACGAGTTCTGAAGGGACCGAGCGACCCTCTCGGGTCGACGCGACGACTTCCCGAACCGCCGGTAAGTTAACGGAAACTGCGTCCTTCTCGACCCCATGCAACTGTACTGGCACCGCCGCGACCTGCGGGTGTCGGACAACCGCGCGCTCGCGACGGCGGCCGACGACGCCGGGGGTCGCGGCGAGGTCGTTCCCGTGTTCGTCTTCGACGACCTGATCCTCGAACACGCCGCCGCGCCGAGAGTCCGGTACATGCTCGACTCGCTCGCGGCACTCCGGGGGCGGTACCGTGACCGCGGTAGCGACCTCGTCGCCGTCCGCGGCGACCCCTCGACGCTGCTCGTGGACCTCGTCGAGGAGTTCGACGCCGAGCGAGTCGTCTGGAACGACGACTACTCCGGACTGGCCGAGGAGCGCGACGAGGCGGTTCGGGCGGCGCTCTCCGATGCGGGAATCGAGTACGACTCCGTCTGCGACGCCGTCCACCACGAACCCGGAGAGATTCGGACGAACGCGGGCGACCCGTACTCGGTGTTCACGTACTTCTGGAAGAAGTGGCTCGACCGGGACAAGGCCGACCCGTATCCGGAACCCGGCGACGAGCGGTTGGCGTCCATCGACGAGGACGACGGGTTGCCGACTATCGACGAGTTGGGCTTCGAGGAACCCGACTCCGAGGTCCAGACCGCAGGTACCGAGGCGGCGCGCGAGCGACTCGCCGATTTCTGCGACGACGCCATCTTCCGGTACGCGGAGGACCGTGACTACCCGACGCGGGACGCCACCTCCCGACTGTCGGCGGACCTCAAGTGGGGAACTATCGGGATTCGGGAGGTGTACGAAGCGACCGAGGCGGCGAAATCGGAGGCCGACGGCGACAGGGAGGAATCAGTCGAGGTGTTCCAGTCGCAGTTGGCGTGGCGCGAGTTCTACACCCAAGTGCTGTACTTCAACCAGTCGGTCGTCTCGGAGAACTACAAGGAGTACGAGAACGAAATCGAGTGGCGAAACGACGAAGGGGAGGTGCAGGCGTGGAAGGACGGCGAGACGGGCTACCCAATCGTCGACGCGGGGATGCGCCAACTGCGGGAGGCGGCGTACAGGCACAACCGCCTGCGGATGGTCGTCGCCTCGTTTCTGACGAAGGACCTCCTCGTCGACTGGCGCGAGGGGTACGACCACTTCCGCGAACTGCTCGCGGACCACGACACGGGCAACGACAACGGCGGGTGGCAGTGGGCGGCCTCGACGGGCACCGACGCCCAACCGTACTTCCGGGTGTTCAACCCGATGACTCAGGGCGAACGCTACGACCCCGACGCCGAGTACATCCGCGAGTACGTCTCCGAGTTGGCGGACGTCGACGCCGACACGATTCACTCGTGGCACGAGTTGTCGGCCGACGAACGGGAGGACGCCGCACCCGACTATCCGGCACCCATCGTCGACCACGGCGAACGGCGCGAGGAGGCCATCTCGATGTTCGAACGCGCCCGCGGCGAGACTGACGACTAGTCGATTACACGACATCTGAACTGTTACAGGGAGTAAGCTGTCGATATCCGGACGCCTGGGGCGTCGGGTGGTCGTCTCCTTCTCGCGGAGCCAGAGCCGCTGCAGAGACACCCTGCACGAACCCGTACGGACTCTCATCGGGCCAGATTCACGTTAGACGGGCATTAATTATAGTGTCCACGCTCGTCGCGAACAACAACGCGACGGGTCGGAACTGCATGGCTGCCGTCCCGTCGAACCGAAACACATGGCACACGAGAGTTCACACCAGACGGTAGACACGGAATCGACGGCGGCGTGGGGAGAGCGCATCGTCGAACGACTGACGACGCACGGCGAACGGGCGGGCGACGCTTTGATGTACAGTTCGGCGTATCTCGCGGTCATCGCAACGGTGGAACTCGCCATCGTGATGATGGTTCTCGGTATCGAGGCGAATCTCGCGCCGGTCGTCGTGGCGCTCGTCACCTTCGCCGTCTACAGCTACGACCGACTCGTCGACGTCGACGCCGACGAACTGTCGAATCCGCGGCAGGCCGCGTTCGTCAGACGGCACCGTGACGTGCTCTACCTGTTGGCGTCAGCCTCGTACGGTTTCGCCATCG from Haloprofundus halobius includes:
- a CDS encoding cryptochrome/photolyase family protein, whose protein sequence is MQLYWHRRDLRVSDNRALATAADDAGGRGEVVPVFVFDDLILEHAAAPRVRYMLDSLAALRGRYRDRGSDLVAVRGDPSTLLVDLVEEFDAERVVWNDDYSGLAEERDEAVRAALSDAGIEYDSVCDAVHHEPGEIRTNAGDPYSVFTYFWKKWLDRDKADPYPEPGDERLASIDEDDGLPTIDELGFEEPDSEVQTAGTEAARERLADFCDDAIFRYAEDRDYPTRDATSRLSADLKWGTIGIREVYEATEAAKSEADGDREESVEVFQSQLAWREFYTQVLYFNQSVVSENYKEYENEIEWRNDEGEVQAWKDGETGYPIVDAGMRQLREAAYRHNRLRMVVASFLTKDLLVDWREGYDHFRELLADHDTGNDNGGWQWAASTGTDAQPYFRVFNPMTQGERYDPDAEYIREYVSELADVDADTIHSWHELSADEREDAAPDYPAPIVDHGERREEAISMFERARGETDD
- a CDS encoding zinc-binding dehydrogenase, giving the protein MTRRLDAERVDGHLRAATGERFHRTRDIVGVGPAQADTTRLLFENKSVVGFHLGRAMRRDPQSVLKAIPELTELLADGDLEVVVGERFPLSAAADAHDYIENRRSTGKVVLEP
- a CDS encoding 6-hydroxymethylpterin diphosphokinase MptE-like protein, with amino-acid sequence MNFETWEPVYERILADFGFERSADERARDELAALSEPFDESRLRVVDGASVAVVGAAPSLADEEEVERAAAAEYVFAASTAVDVLCDHGVEADLMVTDLDKNPETARELTQQGVPVAAHAHGDNRPAIREWVPQFESEYVLATTQAAPAGPVVDYGGFTDGDRAAFLADEFGARELTFVGWEFDDPTVGAAKAKKLAWAERLLEWLERRRGERFSVLDGRRTSLNPL